GATATTAAATATTCTGGAAGGTGGATACTTTTGTCCATCTGTAGTGCCCAGTTCAGGATCAAAAAGTCGCATATCGGGCGCCCAGGTCAATAGGTTTACCCCCGAAGCATATATTCTGAGATTTTGAAGATGAACACGTTTGCTCCAGGTTTTTGGTAGGGTATAACCTACCTCAATATTCCGCAAACGGATAAACGATGCATCTCTGGTCCAGAAAGAAGATCTTTTTGTATTGTTATTATTGGCATAATCAATAAAACTCAATCTTGGATAGCGCGCATCGGGATTCGGATTATTTTCAGACCAGTGATTTTCCACTACATCTCTGTTAAAATTATTCTGATAGGCATAAGGGTTTGTAAAGGCATTTAAGCTATAACCTTCTTCTTGTGCGGTGACACTGGCAGTTCCTTGGAAAAATATGGAGAAATCAATACCTTTCCAACCAATGGAACCACCAAAACCGTAGGTTATTTCTGGAATATCGGTCATTCCGATTGGAATCTTGTCAAAATCATTGATCACGCCGTCTCCATTTATATCCTGGTATTTTATATCCCCTGGACGCAACCCACTGTGCAGCGATTCACTAAATTGAGTTGGGCTACGATCTATTTCTTCCTGTGAATTAAACAAACCCAGCGACTGATAACCGAAATATTGAAAAAGTTTTCGACCAACGGTATTTAGGTAAGGATACTTATTGATTGCGTCACCGTTTCTGAGGATCTGATTCGAAGCGTAAGTGAATGTTCCCCGACCTGTCAAATATACTTCACCCACCTTATCATTGTATTCGATAGAGGAATCAAAACCCCAGCTCTTCATTTTCCCGATATTTACCATTGGAACAGTTTGCAAACCGGCATACGCTGGAATATTGTTATTACGAACAAATATGTGATCACGAACATCATGATACCAATCTCCCTGGATCTCGATTTTGTTAAATAACCCAAGTTCAAACCCTAAATTCTTTTTTGTAGAAACCTCCCAACCGACATTTGGATTCGGAATCTCATTAGATCTCTCCCCGCTTGTCTTTGTGTAATTCCCATAGATATAATCACTTGTATTGGTTACTGTTCCCAAATAGATAAAACGAACATCGCCCCCAATTTGGTCATTACCAACTTGTCCTATGGATGAACGGACTTTCAATTTGGAGACAACGCTTTTTAACGGTTCGAAAAACTTCTCGTTGGAAATATACCAACCCACAGCAACTGACGGGAAGAAGCCAAGACGATGACCTGAAGCAAAGTTTTCGGATCCGTTATAGCCAAAATTCCCCTCTATAAAGTATCTTGTATCATAATCATAGGTCACACGGCCGGCAAGTCCCTGATTTTTGTAGGGCAATGAGTTGATCGCGCTACTTGCCGTATTGCTTTTGACACGGTGGTTATACAAGATGAGTCCACCTACGCGATGTTTACCAAAAAGATGGTCATAATTAATGGATCCTTCAAGATAAGTAGCATTGCTACCACCAGAACTGTTTTCAAACCACGGACCACCTTTACGTACTTCCGGCGAGTTGAATATTAGATTACCGTTTTCATCTCTGCCGGCAGCCATCCAGATATCATCTTGCTGGGTATATTTATTATTATGCCATGCATCTGTATCGAAGGCGAATTTGACATTCGCTTTCAATCCTTCGGTTATGGACGACAGATTCTGGTCGAGCGACATCATCGCATTCAATGTACTCTGCCAATTATTGGTATACCCGGCACGCATGACTTCATAATAAGGATTAGATGCGTCCTTACTCCCGCCCCAATAACCATTGGAATAGCGTATCGGAAATGCGTTCGGGGTAAGCGTAAATGCCTTTTCCCAAATATTTGATTCTTTGGCAGAGGATCTTCTCTGTGCAAGATACCCACCTAAAGTCAGGGCCAATACGGTTTTTGGATGAAGATTGATGTCTACGTTTGATCTAAAGTTATAACGCTTAAAGGTAGGATTACCATTATAACTATCTTTGCCAGATTCAAAAATACCATCCTCATGATAATACGCTGTTGATACAAAATACCGGGCTATATCGCCACCACCGGTCACATTTGCCGTCACACGCTGATTTTTAGTGTAAGATTTAAAAACTTCATCCAACCAATTGACGTTTGGATATAGGTCTGGATCCGAGCCATCTCTATATTTCTGTATAACCTCCGGTGTGTAATATTCAAATCCCTTAGCTTCATTGTATAGAGTAGCATATTCAACAGAATTTGCCATTTCGGGAACTTTAGTTGGCTGCAAAACACCCATTTCCGTTTTAATAGCTATCTGCGGCTTTCCTTCTTTTCCCCGTTTGGTTTTGATGATGACGACACCATTGGCACCTCTAACACCATATAGGGCGGTGGCGGTTGCATCCTTCAGCAGGGAAAAGCTCTCTATCTCTTCAGGGTCCAGAAGATCCAAAGAACGCTCTACCCCGTCGACCAAAATCAAGGGAGTTTTATTGGCACCAAAGGTCGAGATTCCACGAATCCAGAACTCTGCTGAACTTCCCGGTTTTCCACTACGCTGGATAGAGACGATACCACCTAATTGGCCAGCTAAATTGGTAGAAATAGAGGAGTTGGGAATTTTTAAGTTACTTGGTTTGATTGTACTGATAGCACCGATTACACTTTCTTTACGTTGGGTTCCAAATCCCACTACCTGAACCTCGTCCAATGCGCTTTCATTCTCGGTCAATTCAATATTGAGATTATTGGTGTTCCCTTCAACCACGATTTCCTGATCCTTAAAACCAACATATCGAACCAATAGAATAGAAGGCAGGTCTGCCGGGATATCGAGCGTAAAAGTTCCGTCTGCCTGTGTCGTCGTTCCGAGCGTTGTTTCTTTGATCCAGACACTTACCCCTGCTACCGGTTTTTTATCCGGACCGATTACCTTTCCTGTTAATTTCCGTGTTTTTTGGAACAGCTTACTACTTTGTAGCCCAATCAGATTCTTTAAATTTTCTGTT
The window above is part of the Sphingobacterium sp. ML3W genome. Proteins encoded here:
- a CDS encoding TonB-dependent receptor, whose amino-acid sequence is MMKRNHRETFLPKRVPKGALFAMAFSASMSYGSTYASMSNENFPKTENLKNLIGLQSSKLFQKTRKLTGKVIGPDKKPVAGVSVWIKETTLGTTTQADGTFTLDIPADLPSILLVRYVGFKDQEIVVEGNTNNLNIELTENESALDEVQVVGFGTQRKESVIGAISTIKPSNLKIPNSSISTNLAGQLGGIVSIQRSGKPGSSAEFWIRGISTFGANKTPLILVDGVERSLDLLDPEEIESFSLLKDATATALYGVRGANGVVIIKTKRGKEGKPQIAIKTEMGVLQPTKVPEMANSVEYATLYNEAKGFEYYTPEVIQKYRDGSDPDLYPNVNWLDEVFKSYTKNQRVTANVTGGGDIARYFVSTAYYHEDGIFESGKDSYNGNPTFKRYNFRSNVDINLHPKTVLALTLGGYLAQRRSSAKESNIWEKAFTLTPNAFPIRYSNGYWGGSKDASNPYYEVMRAGYTNNWQSTLNAMMSLDQNLSSITEGLKANVKFAFDTDAWHNNKYTQQDDIWMAAGRDENGNLIFNSPEVRKGGPWFENSSGGSNATYLEGSINYDHLFGKHRVGGLILYNHRVKSNTASSAINSLPYKNQGLAGRVTYDYDTRYFIEGNFGYNGSENFASGHRLGFFPSVAVGWYISNEKFFEPLKSVVSKLKVRSSIGQVGNDQIGGDVRFIYLGTVTNTSDYIYGNYTKTSGERSNEIPNPNVGWEVSTKKNLGFELGLFNKIEIQGDWYHDVRDHIFVRNNNIPAYAGLQTVPMVNIGKMKSWGFDSSIEYNDKVGEVYLTGRGTFTYASNQILRNGDAINKYPYLNTVGRKLFQYFGYQSLGLFNSQEEIDRSPTQFSESLHSGLRPGDIKYQDINGDGVINDFDKIPIGMTDIPEITYGFGGSIGWKGIDFSIFFQGTASVTAQEEGYSLNAFTNPYAYQNNFNRDVVENHWSENNPNPDARYPRLSFIDYANNNNTKRSSFWTRDASFIRLRNIEVGYTLPKTWSKRVHLQNLRIYASGVNLLTWAPDMRLFDPELGTTDGQKYPPSRIFNIGLNIGL